In the genome of Ignavibacteria bacterium, one region contains:
- the rnc gene encoding ribonuclease III, whose amino-acid sequence MFKTLKNLTRIIPFLKRRKKEEDLPDIIPSRLIRKIDFEKFQNAIHYKILNREFFVTALTHRSFIKVRKDTLKPGLVSNERLEFLGDAVLDLVVAEYLYKNFPHNEEGDLTKFRSILVNKRFLAERAKVLKLNEFILASYTALKSIEEGYDAILADAYEAVIGAIFLDSGYTAAKEFINEEIFVKLDVKWLDQFDENHKSKFLEYAQAHTDFIPEYNVIKQEGPEHNKLFTVEVYLNNRSLGIGKGKSKKQAEQEAAKNALQNLDVIEKMGLKKHSKKQF is encoded by the coding sequence ATGTTTAAAACTTTAAAGAATCTTACCCGCATTATTCCTTTCCTGAAACGGAGAAAGAAGGAAGAGGATTTACCTGATATTATCCCTTCACGCCTTATCAGGAAAATCGATTTCGAAAAATTCCAGAATGCAATTCATTATAAGATTCTGAATCGTGAATTTTTTGTTACCGCGCTTACACACCGTTCATTTATAAAAGTCCGTAAAGATACTTTAAAGCCCGGTCTCGTTTCTAATGAACGTCTTGAGTTTTTAGGCGATGCAGTTCTTGACCTTGTAGTTGCTGAATATTTATACAAAAACTTCCCTCACAATGAAGAAGGCGACCTTACAAAATTCCGTTCTATACTTGTTAACAAAAGATTCCTTGCAGAACGTGCTAAAGTTTTGAAGCTTAATGAATTCATTCTCGCATCATACACTGCTTTAAAATCAATCGAAGAAGGATATGATGCAATACTTGCCGATGCTTATGAAGCTGTTATCGGCGCAATATTTCTTGACTCAGGTTATACTGCCGCCAAAGAATTTATTAATGAAGAAATTTTCGTCAAACTTGACGTTAAATGGCTCGACCAGTTTGATGAAAATCATAAAAGCAAATTCCTTGAATATGCGCAGGCGCATACTGATTTTATTCCCGAATACAATGTGATCAAGCAGGAAGGACCGGAACATAATAAACTATTCACCGTTGAAGTTTATCTGAACAATCGAAGTTTGGGTATAGGCAAAGGAAAATCAAAGAAACAAGCTGAACAGGAAGCGGCAAAAAACGCTTTACAGAACCTCGACGTGATTGAAAAGATGGGCTTGAAAAAACATTCGAAAAAGCAATTTTGA